The following coding sequences are from one Neovison vison isolate M4711 chromosome X, ASM_NN_V1, whole genome shotgun sequence window:
- the LOC122897163 gene encoding 60S ribosomal protein L37-like, which translates to MTKETSLFGKHCNKSYCGSKACHLQKSTCAKCGYPAKHKRKYNCGAKAKRRNTPGTGRMRHLKIVYRRLRHGFHEGAIPKPERVAVAASSSS; encoded by the coding sequence ATGACGAAGGAGACGTCATTGTTTGGAAAGCATTGCAATAAGAGCTACTGTGGCTCGAAGGCCTGCCACCTTCAGAAGTCCACCTGTGCCAAATGTGGCTATCCTGCCAAGCACAAGAGAAAATATAACTGCGGTGCCAAGGCTAAAAGAAGAAACACCCCTGGGACCGGTCGAATGAGGCACTTAAAAATTGTATACCGCAGATTAAGACATGGATTCCATGAAGGAGCAATACCTAAGCCCGAGAGGGTAGCTGTTGCAGCATCCAGTTCATCTTAA